The Peribacillus sp. FSL P2-0133 genome has a segment encoding these proteins:
- a CDS encoding thiolase family protein — MNEVVIVAGARTAVGSFGKSLRNVKATELGRQVLEGLMDNSGLGKEKVNEVIFGHGYVHGGGLNSARISSQMACFPHSVPGHVVIKACGSGLKAITNAALTIAAGQEDVIIAGGVESMSNVPYIVKNRWGGKFGNVTMEDALLADGLICSLGNEHMGITAERLAEKYGIRREEQDLFAYQSHKKAWKAIVEGRFDREIISLKIKDRKGLQIFNHDEGVREDIHLDQLASLPAVFKNEGTITAGNACPMNDGAAAVLLMSKQQAEEKGLKPLLKIKAFASAGVEPGVMGIGPVPATRKALAKAGLSLEDIGLIELNEAFAAQALAVIKELDLNQDIVNVNGGAIALGHPVGATGAKLTVTLMHEMLRSQVKYGMVTLCMAGGMGLSVIYENMCN; from the coding sequence ATGAATGAGGTTGTCATCGTTGCTGGAGCGCGAACTGCAGTTGGATCCTTTGGCAAATCACTACGGAATGTTAAAGCTACCGAATTGGGCCGTCAAGTATTGGAAGGTTTAATGGATAATTCTGGATTAGGTAAAGAGAAGGTAAATGAAGTGATTTTCGGACATGGCTATGTCCACGGAGGCGGACTTAACTCGGCCCGTATTTCGTCGCAGATGGCTTGTTTCCCACACAGTGTCCCAGGCCACGTTGTAATCAAAGCATGTGGATCAGGTTTAAAGGCCATTACCAACGCCGCTTTAACTATCGCTGCTGGTCAAGAAGACGTAATCATTGCCGGCGGAGTGGAGAGCATGAGCAATGTGCCTTATATCGTGAAAAATAGATGGGGCGGTAAATTTGGAAACGTAACGATGGAGGATGCTCTGCTGGCAGATGGATTAATATGTTCCTTGGGAAATGAGCATATGGGAATAACTGCCGAGCGCTTGGCTGAAAAATACGGTATCCGTCGTGAAGAACAGGATCTATTTGCTTATCAAAGCCACAAGAAGGCTTGGAAAGCTATAGTAGAGGGGCGCTTTGATAGAGAAATTATTTCGCTTAAAATCAAGGATCGAAAAGGACTTCAAATCTTCAATCATGACGAAGGGGTACGCGAGGACATTCATCTAGATCAACTAGCCAGTCTTCCAGCAGTATTCAAAAATGAAGGAACCATTACGGCAGGAAATGCCTGTCCTATGAATGATGGAGCTGCAGCTGTACTATTAATGTCCAAGCAGCAAGCAGAAGAAAAGGGATTAAAACCGCTCTTGAAAATAAAGGCTTTCGCCAGTGCAGGAGTTGAACCTGGAGTTATGGGGATTGGACCCGTACCAGCAACTCGAAAGGCATTGGCAAAAGCAGGTCTATCGTTAGAGGATATCGGACTGATTGAACTTAATGAAGCCTTTGCTGCCCAAGCACTTGCAGTGATCAAGGAGTTAGATTTGAATCAGGATATTGTCAATGTCAATGGAGGGGCAATTGCACTTGGTCACCCTGTAGGAGCAACAGGTGCAAAATTGACAGTCACACTGATGCATGAAATGTTGCGTTCACAAGTTAAGTATGGAATGGTAACGTTGTGTATGGCAGGTGGGATGGGACTTTCAGTAATCTATGAGAATATGTGTAATTAA
- a CDS encoding aspartate aminotransferase family protein, producing the protein MERNHLIKPTLDHHYPTISHGNGIYLYDIDGKQYIDGSSGAVTASIGHGVLDVVEAMTEQARKVSFAYRSHFTSGAAEALAKKLSELAPGDLNWSFFVNSGSEATETAMKIAIQHWQEKGFERKNRIISRWTSYHGITMGALSMSGHVPRRKRFVPLLEDFPSISAPYCYRCPYNNETSGCKLKCADELETAIQRVGSENIAAFIAEPIIGASAGAVTPPDGYYQRIKEICENYNILFIADEVMTGIGRTGKMFAMEHWGVTPDIIALGKGMSAGYTPIAATMISDRVMEPILKGSKSIMAGHTYSANPLSAAVSLEVLSYIERNDLVQAAEEKGQYLFKKLEGLAEKFDIIGDVRGKGLLLGLEFVSNRISKTPFDLQIGLTTRLVNKAFAKGLLIYPAAGAIEGIAGDAVIISPPLIITNEEIDTLVKILEASLEELQQELHTEGLIEDMQAI; encoded by the coding sequence ATGGAACGGAATCATTTGATTAAGCCTACTTTAGATCATCACTATCCCACTATCTCTCATGGGAATGGAATTTATCTTTATGATATAGATGGAAAACAGTATATAGACGGTTCATCAGGAGCGGTCACAGCAAGTATAGGCCATGGTGTATTGGATGTTGTCGAGGCAATGACGGAGCAGGCCCGCAAAGTTTCTTTTGCATATAGGTCTCATTTTACGAGTGGAGCCGCAGAGGCATTGGCAAAAAAGCTAAGTGAGTTGGCTCCAGGGGATTTGAATTGGTCGTTTTTTGTGAATAGTGGATCGGAAGCGACCGAAACGGCAATGAAGATCGCGATACAACATTGGCAAGAAAAAGGGTTCGAGCGAAAAAATCGCATCATATCAAGGTGGACGAGTTATCACGGGATCACGATGGGCGCTTTATCGATGTCAGGTCATGTACCAAGAAGAAAACGTTTTGTGCCGCTATTGGAGGATTTTCCTAGCATATCTGCTCCCTACTGCTATCGCTGTCCTTATAATAATGAAACCTCCGGATGCAAGCTTAAGTGTGCAGATGAACTGGAGACTGCTATTCAAAGGGTCGGCTCCGAGAATATCGCAGCCTTCATCGCAGAACCGATAATCGGGGCATCGGCTGGTGCTGTAACACCGCCGGATGGCTACTATCAAAGGATTAAGGAAATCTGCGAAAACTATAACATTCTCTTTATCGCCGATGAGGTAATGACGGGCATCGGCCGGACAGGAAAAATGTTCGCAATGGAACACTGGGGAGTCACCCCGGATATCATCGCATTGGGTAAAGGAATGAGTGCCGGCTATACTCCAATCGCAGCCACGATGATTAGTGACCGTGTCATGGAGCCCATTTTAAAAGGTTCTAAATCAATCATGGCTGGACACACATATAGTGCAAACCCTCTATCTGCAGCCGTTTCATTGGAAGTGCTTTCCTACATTGAGCGAAATGACCTGGTTCAGGCAGCGGAAGAGAAAGGTCAATATCTGTTTAAGAAGCTGGAGGGATTGGCTGAGAAATTCGACATCATTGGAGATGTAAGAGGGAAAGGGCTTCTCCTTGGGCTTGAGTTTGTCTCCAATCGAATTTCAAAAACGCCATTCGACTTGCAGATCGGCCTGACTACAAGGCTTGTCAATAAGGCTTTTGCTAAGGGGCTGTTGATCTATCCTGCTGCAGGTGCGATTGAAGGAATTGCTGGCGATGCGGTTATCATATCTCCGCCATTAATCATTACGAATGAAGAAATCGATACCCTCGTCAAGATACTGGAAGCTTCCCTCGAAGAGTTGCAGCAAGAATTGCACACGGAAGGTTTGATTGAGGACATGCAGGCTATTTAG
- a CDS encoding amino acid permease, whose protein sequence is MNLIDNQEPTVKRKLKARHMTMIAIGGSIGTGLFLASGATIQSAGPGGALAAYACIGIMVYFLMTSLGEMATYMPVSGSFSTYATRFVDPAFGFALGWNYWFNWAVTLAVEIAAAAIIMKFWLPDVPSLIWSALFLGIVFTLNALSIKSYGESEYWFALIKVIAIICFIIIGLLTIFGVFGGKVIGFENFTMDEAPFKGGFLSIISIFLIAGFSFQGTELVGIAAGESENPEKNVPNAIRQVFWRILLFYIGAILILGLLIPYTSPSLLNGDVENISVSPFTLVFERAGLAFAASVMNAVVLTSLLSAGNSGLYASTRMLWSMAKDKQAPQFLAKVNRRGIPMNALILTALIGGLAFLTSIFGDHVFTWLLNASGLTGFIAWIGIAISHYRFRRAYVAQGGDLNELKYKAKWFPLGPILSFVLCMGVIAGQNYQAFLSGSIDWYGVAVSYIGLPIFLAIWLGYKIYHKTKLISLKDCQFDKSDVA, encoded by the coding sequence ATGAATCTCATTGATAATCAAGAACCGACAGTTAAAAGGAAACTGAAAGCAAGGCATATGACCATGATTGCCATTGGCGGTTCAATAGGAACCGGATTATTCCTGGCAAGCGGGGCAACCATCCAGAGCGCAGGGCCCGGCGGTGCCCTTGCTGCCTATGCCTGCATTGGAATCATGGTTTATTTCCTTATGACGAGCTTAGGGGAAATGGCGACATATATGCCTGTGTCGGGATCATTTTCCACCTACGCCACACGCTTTGTTGATCCCGCATTCGGCTTTGCACTTGGCTGGAATTATTGGTTTAACTGGGCAGTCACCCTTGCCGTGGAAATAGCTGCTGCAGCCATCATCATGAAATTCTGGCTCCCTGATGTACCCAGCCTTATATGGAGTGCATTATTTCTTGGAATCGTCTTCACCCTCAACGCCCTATCCATTAAAAGCTATGGTGAATCTGAATATTGGTTTGCCTTAATAAAAGTCATTGCCATCATTTGCTTCATCATTATTGGTTTATTGACCATATTTGGGGTTTTTGGCGGAAAGGTGATCGGATTTGAAAACTTCACCATGGACGAGGCACCATTCAAGGGAGGATTTTTATCGATCATCTCAATCTTTCTTATAGCGGGATTTTCTTTTCAAGGCACGGAACTGGTTGGTATTGCTGCCGGGGAAAGTGAGAATCCCGAAAAAAATGTTCCGAATGCGATCCGCCAAGTATTTTGGCGCATCCTGTTATTTTACATCGGGGCCATCCTGATACTCGGCCTCTTGATTCCGTATACAAGTCCAAGTTTGCTGAACGGGGATGTCGAAAACATTTCTGTAAGCCCTTTCACACTCGTCTTTGAACGGGCAGGACTGGCATTCGCGGCATCCGTCATGAATGCGGTCGTATTGACTTCCTTACTATCCGCAGGGAACTCGGGACTATATGCATCAACGCGGATGTTATGGTCGATGGCGAAAGATAAACAAGCTCCCCAATTCCTCGCCAAAGTCAATCGCAGGGGAATCCCGATGAATGCTTTGATTCTAACGGCATTAATTGGCGGGCTCGCCTTCTTGACATCCATTTTTGGGGACCATGTATTTACATGGCTATTGAATGCATCCGGGCTAACCGGCTTCATCGCCTGGATTGGTATTGCAATTAGCCATTATCGCTTTAGACGTGCATATGTTGCACAGGGCGGTGATTTGAACGAATTGAAATATAAAGCAAAATGGTTTCCGCTCGGTCCGATCCTATCATTCGTCCTTTGCATGGGTGTCATTGCAGGGCAGAACTATCAAGCATTCCTAAGTGGCAGCATCGACTGGTATGGCGTCGCCGTCTCCTATATCGGATTACCGATATTTCTGGCGATCTGGTTAGGATACAAGATTTATCACAAGACCAAATTAATATCATTAAAAGATTGTCAATTTGATAAATCAGATGTGGCTTGA
- a CDS encoding 3-oxoacid CoA-transferase subunit B, with product MGMAVDVRNRIAKRAAKEIHDGLIVNLGIGIPTLVADHIPQDIHVLFHAENGVLGTGPSPDPGQEDPALCNAGGFPITTVMGASYFDSATAFGMIRKGYIDITILGALEVSEKGDLANWIVPGKRVPGMGGAMELAQKAKKVIVLMNHVNKQGESKILKACTLPLTARQSVDLIITDMAVMEVTEEGLVLKEVMAPYTVDDVISNTEATLKIHAAVNTIE from the coding sequence ATGGGCATGGCAGTAGATGTACGAAATCGCATCGCGAAACGCGCCGCCAAGGAAATCCATGACGGATTGATCGTCAATTTAGGCATCGGCATCCCTACCTTGGTGGCCGACCATATTCCTCAAGATATCCATGTGCTGTTCCATGCGGAAAACGGAGTTCTCGGTACAGGGCCAAGCCCTGATCCCGGGCAAGAAGATCCTGCCCTCTGTAATGCGGGAGGGTTCCCGATCACCACTGTAATGGGAGCTTCATATTTTGATAGTGCAACAGCATTTGGAATGATCAGGAAAGGATACATCGACATCACCATCCTTGGAGCCCTGGAAGTCAGTGAAAAAGGGGATTTGGCGAATTGGATCGTCCCAGGAAAGCGGGTGCCGGGTATGGGCGGGGCAATGGAGCTTGCCCAGAAAGCCAAAAAGGTGATCGTCCTGATGAATCATGTGAATAAGCAGGGCGAATCGAAGATATTGAAGGCATGTACGCTTCCATTGACGGCAAGGCAGAGTGTGGATTTAATCATTACGGATATGGCTGTCATGGAAGTTACAGAAGAGGGATTGGTGCTGAAGGAAGTCATGGCGCCATATACCGTGGATGATGTGATAAGTAATACAGAGGCGACATTGAAAATCCATGCTGCTGTCAACACCATTGAATAG
- a CDS encoding CoA transferase subunit A yields MKQVIMKKNKIVTMEEALEHISDGCTLMYGGFGGVGTPPTLVQGILDKGVKELTLIGNDTGFPDIGIGRLVTAERAKKVIASHIGSNPNAGRLMTEGKLQVEFSPQGTLAERIRAGGVGLGGIFVDVGIGTIAEEGKDKMMIEGKEYLVETALTAEVSIVHAKKADSLGNLVYDKTACNFNPLVAMAGTFTIAEVEEIVPVGELDPECIATPGIYVDMVIPTKGVNWKWAWQ; encoded by the coding sequence ATGAAGCAGGTCATTATGAAGAAAAACAAAATTGTGACCATGGAAGAAGCATTGGAGCATATTTCCGATGGATGCACACTCATGTATGGCGGGTTTGGCGGAGTGGGGACTCCTCCGACACTCGTACAGGGTATCCTTGACAAGGGCGTCAAGGAATTGACCTTGATTGGCAATGATACTGGATTCCCTGACATCGGCATTGGCCGGCTTGTGACTGCTGAAAGGGCAAAGAAAGTGATCGCCTCGCATATCGGTTCCAATCCTAATGCCGGCAGGCTCATGACTGAAGGAAAGCTGCAAGTAGAATTTTCACCGCAAGGGACATTAGCCGAACGGATTCGTGCTGGCGGTGTAGGCTTAGGCGGGATTTTTGTCGATGTCGGGATTGGTACGATAGCCGAAGAAGGCAAGGACAAGATGATGATAGAAGGAAAAGAATACTTGGTGGAAACCGCTTTGACGGCTGAAGTCAGCATCGTCCATGCCAAAAAGGCAGATTCGCTGGGGAATTTAGTGTACGACAAGACTGCATGTAACTTCAATCCGCTGGTAGCGATGGCTGGAACCTTCACGATTGCGGAAGTGGAGGAAATCGTTCCTGTAGGCGAATTAGATCCTGAATGTATTGCCACACCAGGCATTTATGTAGATATGGTGATTCCGACAAAAGGGGTGAATTGGAAATGGGCATGGCAGTAG
- a CDS encoding ferredoxin, with protein MAKYTWVDKETCIACGACGATGPEIYDYDDQGIAFVILDDNQGIAEVPEILHDDMQDAMEGCPTESILIQDEPFSW; from the coding sequence ATGGCTAAATACACATGGGTTGACAAAGAAACCTGTATTGCGTGCGGGGCATGCGGTGCAACAGGTCCAGAGATTTATGACTATGACGATCAAGGGATCGCTTTCGTCATCTTGGACGATAATCAGGGGATTGCCGAAGTTCCTGAGATCCTGCATGATGACATGCAAGATGCTATGGAAGGCTGCCCTACCGAATCCATCCTGATTCAGGATGAACCTTTTAGTTGGTAG
- a CDS encoding peptidase, whose product MPDIKKRINQWIKDHREEGTTLLQKMVQAPSTQGNEAGAQAIVAQKLQEMGLQIDSWEPDGGELKKHSYFYSPRSEFSNSPNVVGIMKGTGGGRSIILNGHIDVVPDGDREQWDDDPYSGAIKNGRMFGRGVTDMKGGNVSLILAMQALKENGIQLKGDVIFQSVIEEESGGAGTLAAVLRGYKADAALIPEPTNMRIFPKQQGSMWFRIHVKGRSAHGGTRYEGVSAIEKSMTVINHIRALEEKRNARISDPLYQNTPIPIPINLGVIEGGNWPSSVPDLVKIEGRMGVAPEETMEQAKDEMAAWLLQLGEVDQWFKENPPVLEWFGARWVPGAIDVEHELMNALVHQYRQVAGQDPVIEASPWGTDGGLLTHVGETPAIVFGPGVTEVAHYPNEYILLDNVFSTAEIIALTLIQWCGMEPEQDGVTQAGNRETIPGNGN is encoded by the coding sequence GTGCCGGATATAAAAAAACGGATAAACCAATGGATCAAGGATCATCGGGAAGAAGGAACAACCCTATTGCAAAAAATGGTTCAAGCCCCAAGTACGCAAGGAAATGAAGCAGGGGCACAGGCCATCGTCGCCCAAAAGCTGCAGGAAATGGGTTTGCAGATCGATAGTTGGGAACCTGACGGCGGCGAGCTGAAAAAGCATTCTTATTTCTATTCTCCACGCAGTGAATTTTCCAACAGCCCCAATGTGGTAGGTATCATGAAAGGGACTGGAGGCGGACGTTCCATCATTTTGAACGGACACATCGATGTGGTTCCGGATGGGGACCGGGAGCAGTGGGACGACGACCCTTATAGTGGAGCGATTAAAAATGGAAGAATGTTTGGTCGCGGTGTAACCGATATGAAAGGTGGAAATGTATCGCTGATCCTTGCGATGCAGGCATTGAAGGAAAATGGCATCCAATTAAAAGGAGATGTCATTTTTCAAAGTGTGATTGAAGAAGAAAGCGGTGGGGCCGGAACATTGGCGGCCGTCCTGAGGGGATATAAAGCAGATGCCGCCCTGATCCCTGAACCGACGAATATGAGGATCTTCCCGAAACAGCAGGGTTCGATGTGGTTCCGAATCCATGTTAAAGGACGGTCAGCCCATGGCGGAACAAGGTATGAAGGCGTTAGTGCGATTGAAAAAAGCATGACTGTCATCAATCATATTCGTGCCTTGGAAGAAAAGCGAAATGCACGTATCAGTGATCCGCTTTATCAGAACACGCCTATTCCGATTCCAATCAATCTAGGTGTCATTGAAGGCGGTAATTGGCCGTCATCCGTCCCTGACCTTGTGAAAATCGAAGGAAGGATGGGCGTTGCGCCGGAGGAAACGATGGAGCAGGCGAAGGATGAAATGGCGGCCTGGTTATTACAGCTGGGGGAAGTGGACCAATGGTTCAAGGAAAACCCGCCCGTATTGGAATGGTTCGGGGCACGCTGGGTTCCAGGAGCAATTGATGTAGAGCATGAACTGATGAATGCGCTTGTTCATCAATATCGGCAAGTTGCCGGACAGGACCCTGTCATTGAGGCCTCCCCTTGGGGAACGGATGGGGGATTGCTGACACATGTCGGTGAAACGCCTGCAATCGTTTTCGGGCCAGGAGTAACCGAGGTTGCACACTATCCAAATGAATACATCCTGCTCGACAACGTGTTCTCAACAGCCGAAATCATTGCTCTTACATTAATTCAATGGTGTGGAATGGAGCCTGAGCAAGATGGGGTCACCCAGGCCGGGAATAGGGAGACGATACCAGGCAATGGCAATTAA
- a CDS encoding YokU family protein codes for MDCLWCNTPNVEESEKKDCYWIMPDGKRSIKVLQVPAVNCPECGIYVSDSMNQKVDEALSIYDVSEYPDEFTYDQLLQAPIKKLFNWK; via the coding sequence ATGGATTGCTTGTGGTGCAACACCCCGAACGTGGAAGAAAGTGAAAAGAAGGATTGTTACTGGATCATGCCTGACGGGAAACGCTCTATAAAAGTCCTTCAAGTTCCAGCCGTGAACTGTCCTGAGTGTGGAATCTATGTGTCTGATTCGATGAATCAAAAGGTGGATGAAGCCTTATCTATATATGATGTGAGTGAATATCCTGATGAGTTCACGTATGATCAGCTTCTTCAGGCACCTATCAAAAAATTATTCAATTGGAAATAG
- the ablB gene encoding putative beta-lysine N-acetyltransferase has product MPVQKLPFFTQVETGDCYTMELYHDHANQRLRMDDYRGNIKKAIDRALAIAKEQGFTKVILKARNEDLSAALGQGFMLEGILSKYFKGNDAYCMAFYLTDERRTSDFWVKEDKVIQDVSRIPRVMESQQIPEDYILRFATVEDAEELAKLYGAIFETYPTPMNDERYIKKVMEEGTIFSVIEYEGTIVSAASAEVNEMYHNAELTDCATIPQHRKHGFMKVLISALEQELFRKNIYCSYSLARSLSMGMNAVFHQLGYEYGGRLTKNCNIWDKYEDMNIWGKDLSVK; this is encoded by the coding sequence ATGCCAGTTCAAAAGCTGCCTTTTTTCACCCAAGTGGAGACTGGGGATTGTTATACGATGGAACTCTATCATGATCATGCCAATCAGCGCTTACGCATGGATGATTATCGGGGAAATATCAAAAAAGCGATCGATCGGGCCCTTGCCATCGCAAAGGAGCAGGGCTTCACTAAAGTGATACTTAAAGCCAGAAATGAAGATCTATCAGCGGCATTGGGTCAAGGATTCATGCTGGAAGGCATATTGAGCAAGTATTTCAAAGGGAATGATGCTTATTGCATGGCCTTCTATTTAACGGATGAAAGGCGAACAAGCGACTTTTGGGTCAAGGAAGATAAAGTCATCCAAGATGTTAGCCGGATTCCTAGGGTGATGGAATCTCAGCAAATACCTGAGGATTATATCCTCCGGTTTGCTACGGTTGAAGATGCAGAGGAGCTGGCGAAGTTATATGGTGCCATTTTTGAAACCTATCCTACACCGATGAATGATGAGCGATATATCAAGAAAGTGATGGAGGAAGGCACGATCTTTAGTGTTATCGAATATGAAGGAACCATCGTGAGTGCTGCATCCGCTGAAGTGAATGAGATGTATCACAATGCTGAATTAACGGACTGTGCAACGATTCCCCAACATCGAAAGCATGGTTTCATGAAGGTGCTCATCTCCGCATTGGAACAAGAATTGTTCAGGAAAAACATTTATTGCTCTTATTCATTAGCGCGATCATTGTCAATGGGCATGAACGCAGTCTTTCATCAGCTGGGGTATGAATATGGAGGCAGATTAACGAAGAATTGCAATATTTGGGATAAGTATGAGGACATGAATATTTGGGGTAAAGATTTATCCGTCAAGTAG
- the thrS gene encoding threonine--tRNA ligase, whose product MGEKMIKVQFPDGQQKEYQQGMTVESVAGSISSSLRKKAVAGKLDKQLVDLSHKLNDDAELSILTLDSDEGLQVLRHTSAHVLAQAVKRLYRNVELGMGPVVEDGFYYDFKLDHPLSPEDLQAIEKEMEHIISENLEIKRIEVTYEEAVKLFEGRGESFKLDIAKNIPNGQKLTLYQQGEFVDLCRGPHLPSTSFVKSFKLTRVSGAYWRGDNQNEVLQRVYGVAFRKKKDLHEYFEFLEEAAKRDHRKLGKQLELFMFSEEAPGMPFYLPKGQIVRNELEKFSRELQTEADYDEVRTPFMMNQRLWEQSGHWDHYHENMYFTEVDQTKFAMKPMNCPGHMLIFKNSLYSYRDLPIRMAEFGQVHRHEYSGALNGMLRVRTFCQDDAHIYVRQDQIESEIKQVFHLIDKVYRTFGFEYSVELSTRPEDSMGDDSLWEASETALKNVLESIGIHYQVNEGDGAFYGPKIDFHIKDALKRSHQCATIQLDFQMPDKFDLNYINENNEKVRPVVIHRAIFGSIDRFFGILIEHFAGAFPAWLAPVQVQIIPVSQVHLNYCLKVQKELKNQGIRVKIDDRNEKLGYKVREAQLGKIPYMLVLGDKEEKENEVNVRKYGEQEVENVAIETFIMKMAQQIKERSI is encoded by the coding sequence ATGGGTGAAAAAATGATTAAAGTTCAATTCCCGGATGGGCAGCAAAAGGAATATCAGCAAGGGATGACAGTGGAAAGTGTGGCAGGGTCCATCAGTTCAAGTTTAAGGAAAAAGGCAGTAGCAGGAAAACTGGATAAGCAACTGGTTGATCTAAGTCACAAGCTGAATGATGATGCAGAACTATCGATTTTGACTCTGGATTCGGATGAAGGATTGCAAGTATTACGACATACATCGGCGCATGTTTTGGCACAGGCTGTGAAAAGATTATACCGAAATGTGGAATTAGGAATGGGGCCAGTCGTGGAAGATGGATTTTACTATGATTTTAAGTTAGACCATCCTTTGAGCCCAGAAGATCTACAAGCTATTGAAAAAGAGATGGAACATATCATAAGTGAAAATCTGGAAATCAAAAGGATCGAAGTGACTTATGAAGAAGCTGTGAAGTTATTCGAGGGCAGAGGGGAGTCATTCAAGTTGGATATAGCAAAGAACATCCCTAATGGTCAAAAATTAACGCTCTATCAACAGGGGGAATTCGTCGATCTTTGCAGAGGGCCGCACCTTCCATCCACATCATTTGTAAAATCGTTCAAATTGACTCGTGTATCTGGTGCCTATTGGCGGGGAGACAATCAAAATGAAGTTCTTCAAAGGGTGTATGGCGTGGCATTCCGAAAGAAAAAGGATCTACATGAATACTTTGAATTCCTGGAAGAAGCGGCCAAACGTGATCACCGTAAATTAGGGAAGCAGTTGGAGTTATTCATGTTTTCGGAGGAAGCCCCTGGAATGCCGTTTTATTTACCGAAAGGGCAAATCGTTAGAAATGAATTGGAGAAATTCTCGCGGGAGCTTCAGACTGAAGCTGATTACGACGAAGTTCGGACTCCTTTCATGATGAACCAGCGGTTATGGGAACAATCGGGTCACTGGGATCATTACCATGAGAATATGTACTTCACTGAGGTGGATCAAACAAAATTCGCGATGAAGCCAATGAACTGTCCGGGTCATATGCTTATTTTCAAAAACAGTCTTTATTCTTACAGGGATTTGCCAATCCGGATGGCCGAATTCGGGCAAGTCCACCGTCATGAATATAGCGGTGCATTGAACGGGATGCTGCGGGTCCGTACATTTTGTCAGGATGATGCCCACATCTATGTTCGGCAGGATCAAATCGAAAGCGAAATTAAACAAGTGTTTCATCTGATTGATAAGGTGTATCGCACTTTTGGATTCGAGTATTCCGTGGAGCTCTCGACGCGTCCAGAGGATTCCATGGGCGATGATTCCCTTTGGGAAGCTTCTGAAACAGCCTTGAAAAATGTTCTGGAAAGCATCGGGATACATTATCAAGTAAATGAAGGGGACGGAGCATTTTATGGACCGAAAATTGATTTTCATATTAAAGATGCATTAAAACGAAGCCACCAATGTGCAACAATCCAACTTGATTTTCAAATGCCCGACAAATTTGATCTGAATTACATCAATGAAAATAATGAAAAAGTTCGTCCGGTCGTCATTCATCGTGCCATTTTTGGATCGATCGATCGTTTTTTTGGAATTCTGATAGAACACTTTGCCGGTGCTTTTCCGGCATGGCTTGCCCCGGTGCAAGTACAGATCATCCCTGTCTCACAAGTTCATTTGAATTATTGTTTAAAGGTTCAAAAAGAACTGAAGAATCAAGGCATAAGAGTGAAAATTGATGATCGGAATGAAAAGCTGGGGTATAAAGTCAGGGAAGCACAGTTGGGAAAAATCCCATATATGCTGGTTCTTGGAGATAAAGAAGAGAAAGAAAATGAAGTGAATGTCCGGAAATACGGGGAACAAGAAGTTGAAAATGTCGCAATAGAAACGTTCATCATGAAAATGGCCCAGCAAATAAAAGAACGCAGCATCTAA
- a CDS encoding LysE family transporter, giving the protein MGVFFSYVLLGLSLAAPIGPINAAQLDKGIKKGFWHAWIFGWGAILADFVFIALVFFGVVHFLDTPFMKTFLWLFGFFVLTYTGIESLLSAGKIEVNARKAKDSLFSSFLTGFIMSLSNPLSILFWLGIYGSILANSASKYDMDHLLFYSSGILVGLLTWDFAMAIIASTFRRFLSKPILMGISIISGISLIGIGIYFAIQAAKVLFT; this is encoded by the coding sequence TTGGGTGTTTTTTTCAGCTATGTATTATTAGGTTTATCACTGGCGGCTCCTATCGGACCCATAAACGCTGCTCAATTGGACAAAGGAATCAAGAAGGGTTTTTGGCATGCCTGGATTTTTGGCTGGGGTGCCATTTTAGCGGATTTTGTTTTTATAGCCCTCGTCTTTTTCGGTGTCGTCCACTTTTTGGACACCCCCTTCATGAAGACATTTTTATGGCTTTTTGGATTTTTCGTCCTGACCTATACCGGAATCGAAAGTCTGCTAAGTGCAGGTAAGATTGAAGTGAATGCACGAAAAGCGAAAGATTCCCTTTTTTCTTCATTCCTGACAGGATTCATCATGTCCCTTTCGAATCCTTTATCCATTTTGTTTTGGCTGGGGATTTATGGATCCATTCTCGCAAACTCCGCTTCAAAATATGATATGGATCATTTACTTTTTTACAGTTCAGGTATCCTTGTCGGCCTCTTAACCTGGGATTTCGCAATGGCCATCATCGCCAGCACCTTCAGACGCTTTTTATCCAAACCCATTCTAATGGGCATCTCGATCATTTCGGGTATATCCCTTATAGGGATTGGCATTTACTTTGCCATCCAAGCAGCCAAGGTTTTATTTACATAA